The Armatimonadia bacterium genome contains the following window.
GATCTGGTGGAGGTTGGAGATACAGGCGGCCTGTCGCCCCTTGGCCCGTGCGTTGGAGTATACGGGCATGAGGATAGAGGCCAGGATGGAGATGATGGCAATAACCACCAGCAACTCGATCAGCGTGAAGCCCTGGCTGCGTCTTGGGTCCATCTGAGTCCCGCCTTTCACCCTCCTGGACCGCCCGAGGCCTTAGCCCTGCATCGCCTGAGGTATCCTTCACTAACCATAACGCTTACCCCCCACTTTGGTTCACTCACCAAGGCTCCCCTGGACTCGGAATCACCAGGAGGTGTCAGTATGGACGAGAGGGAATAGGGGCAAGTTCCAGCAGCCCGAACCTCTGGGTGATCCATGAGCGCAGACTGCCTTCTTGCCATCGATCAGGGCACTACCTCCAGCCGGGCGGTGATCGTCGGGCCTTCGGGCACCATCATCGCCGACCACCGCTGTGAGTTCCCGCAGCACTACCCCCGACCGGGCTGGGTGGAGCACGATCTGGAGGACCTCTGGGACAGCGTGGTTTCCTCCGTTACGGGCGCGATCGCCAAGCTCCCCGGAGGCTGGAACCGCATCGCCGCCCTGGGTGTCACCAATCAGCGCGAGACCATCGGAGTCTGGGAGCGACGAAGCAGCCGCCCCGTCTCAAGGGCCATCGTCTGGCAGTGTCGCCGCACGGCTGAGATGTGCGATATACTTCGCCGTGACCATGCCGAGGCCCTGCACCGCCTCACCGGTCTGACGGTCGATCCCTACTTCTCGGGTCCCAAGCTGCGCTGGCTGCTGGACAATACCCCCGGGCTGCGCGGGAGAATCGGCGAACTCGCCGCCGGCACCATCGACACCTGGGTCGTGTGGAAGCTTACCGGCGGGGCACAGCACCTCACCGACCCGACCAACGCGTGCCGGACGATGCTGTACGACCTCGATCAGCGCGCCTGGTCGCCGGAGCTGCTGGACCTGATGGACCTTCCCCGGGAGATTCTGCCGCAGGTGGTGGCCTCCGGTGGGCGCTTTGGCGAAACCGCCCCGTGCGAGGGGATTCCGGGCGGGATCCCGATCTGTGCGGTGATGGGCGACCAGCAGTCAGCCCTGTTCGGTCAGGGGGGCGTGGAGGCCGGGCAAGCCAAGAACACCTACGGGACGGGATGTTTCCTGCTTGCCAACACAGGGCGAAGTCGCGTAGACTCCCGGGCTGGTCTTCTCTCTACCCTCGCCTGCGATGCCACAGGGAGCCCGTGCTACGCTCTGGAGGGTAGTGTTTTCGTCGCAGGGGCGGCCGTGCAATGGCTCCGCGACGAGTTGGGCGTGATATCCTCGTCCGCCGAAGTGGAGACGCTGGCGGCGTCGGTCCCCGATACAGCGGGCGTGTCCTTCGTTCCGGCCTTTGTTGGTCTAGGTGCCCCGTACTGGGATGCCGGTGCTCGTGGCGCGCTTCTGGGCCTCACTCGCGGAGCTGGACGGGCTCACCTTGCCCGCGCCGCCCTGGAGGCCATTGCGCACCAGAGCGTTGACGTGCTGGAGGCCATGGCGACAGACGGCGCCGAGGTGGTCCAGTTGAGGGTCGACGGCGGGGCAAGTCGCAACAACCTGCTTATGCAGATCCAGGCCGATCTCGCCGGCCTGACGGTCCTGCGCCCCCAGGAGGTTGAGATGACCGCTCTGGGAGCCGCCTACCTGGCAGGGATCAGTGCCGGGCTCTGGACAGACCCCTGGAGCGCCTCGGAGGGCCTGGATCGCTTCGAGCCGCGGCTGACTGAAGCCGAACGTGTCGAGCGCCGGTCTCGCTGGCGTGATGCCGTTGCGCGGGTCCGGAGCAACCAGAGGTGAGAAGCTCTCTCGATCTGCAGGTCGATCGTGCTAGAGGTGCTGGAAGGCGAGAAGGAGAATTCCCGCTCACGAGGAAATGCACCGGCACACCCGGCACGGAAGCGTCGGTGAAGAGCCCCGGGCGTGTGGTCCGCGGGGCTGTTTACGGGAGTACGGGGACAAGGGCGGCCCGCGGCCGCGGAGCCAGGATCGGCGCCGCCAATCTTGACGCCTGCCTAGGGTAATGTTACGATTACCTCTTGCCCCTGAGATCCCCCCAGATACCCCTCTGTGGGCAGTGGAGTCGATTGCACCATGATGGACGTAAAGAAGCTTGCGGAGCTCGCTCGTACAGACGAAGGTCCGGTCAAGATCCAGCGGCAGATGAGCTTGCCCTGGAAGGATGCCTTCCGTATCAGCATCAAGAACGTGACCCTCCGCCTGGGTCGAGCGGCGATCACCGCCTCTGGTGTGGTGCTGGGTATTGCGTTCCTGATGTCGATCTGGACCTCTCGCGTGTGCACCGACGGCATCGAGAGGTACGAAGCCCAGAGCGCTCGCGCTGTCAACCTCGAGAGCGGCCCAGGTGGCGAGGCTGCCAAGGCCGAGAAAGTGCAGCGCACTGCGCGCCAGAACTGGCTCGTGGTCATGTCCCTGCTGGTGTGCATGGTAGGGATCACAAACTCCATGCTCATGTCGGTAACGGAGCGGTTCCGTGAGATCGGAACCATGAAGTGCCTCGGCGCGCTAGACGCTTTCATCGTTCGGTTATTCCTCATAGAAACGGCCCTGATGGGATTTCTTGGATCTCTAGTCGGGGGCCTCCTAGGCCTCCTGGTGATGCTGATCGTCTTCACCATCAAGGACCACTCCGTGGCGGCGAAGATGGACTGGGGTCAGCTGGCGATCTACCTGGCTGTGTCGCTGAGTATCGGCATTGTCGTCTCCCTGTGTGCCGCGGTAATCCCGGCCATGGGTGCAGCGAAGATGCCTGCAGCAGCGGCGCTGCAAAGCGAAGTCTAGGCAGCAAGTGCATACTGCCGCGGACGACGGAGCCCGTATCCGCGGTTGGGTGATCTAGGCAGGCATAGGCCTGCTATCCGTTGGCCATTCTCCTACGCGAGGTTCCCATGGCGGGGCCGTCGCGGGCAATGCCCGGATCGCGTGGGGGTAGCAGGAGGCTGTCTCATGGCGCTCATCAAGTGCCCGAACCCGAACTGCGATTATGAGGTAGAAACCACCGGCCTCGTAACGGTCTGCCCCAAGTGCAAGACCGACCTTCGGGGCGTGATGCAAGAGCTCTCGAAGATCGGCGAGGGTAAGTTCAAGGCCGCAGACCTGGTGCATGACGATTCGGTCACAACCCACGAGTACATCGTCCGCACCAAGGGTCTGACCAAGGAGTACCGCATGGGCGACAACATCGTCCGTGCCCTCCGTGGGGTCGACCTGGACATTCGCCGCGGCGAGTACCTCTCCATCATGGGCCCGTCCGGTTCGGGCAAGTCGACCCTGTTCAACATGGTTGGCGGCCTCGATAAGCCCACCAGCGGGACTTGCTTCATCGAAGAGGTCGACATGGCCCAGCTCGACGCTTTTGAGCTGGCCTGGCTGCGCTGCCGCAAGATCGGCTACATCTTCCAGACCTTCAACCTCATCCCGGTCATGACCGCCCTCGAGAACGTGACCCTGCCCATGATCTTTGCCGGAATGAACTCCGACGAGATGATGGAACGCGGCCGCACGCTCCTCGAACTGGTCGGCCTCGGTGAGCGCCTGCACCACAAGCCCTCTGAGTGCTCCGGCGGACAGCAGCAGCGTATCGCTGTCGCCCGCGCCCTGGCGAACAGCCCGGCCATCATCCTGGCTGACGAGCCCACCGGCAACCTCGACCTCCAGACCGGTAAGGAGATCATCGAGCTGCTCAAGGAGCTCAACGTCGAAAGCGGCGTCACCATCATCTCTGCCACCCACGACCTCAAGATGATTGACGTATCCGACCGTGTCGTCCACATCCGTGACGGCGGTGTCGAGCGCATCGACAAGCGCGAGGACATCGAACTCGCAGTCGGTGTTATGGGCGGGCAGCAGGGGCACTAGCCGTACCCGCGCCACCGCGGTCGGCGGCCCAAGTGCTGCTGTCGCGACCCGTGGTGGGTCGGCTCGTTGGGGGATGAGGTGGGGCAGCCGAGTCGAGACCTGAGAGCCAAACCCAAATCTAGATCCACAAACCTGGGCCCCCGGCAATCGGCGCAGAGACCATGTCCGCGCCGTGGAGGGTGAGGCGTGCACCATCGCCCCTCTTCGCTGCTGAGGTGCCCAAGGCGGTGAGCCTGTCTTGAAGCGCGCAACAACAGGACGATTCCGGGGTCTGCTTACCTTCGCGGCGATCCTGGTCCTGACCGCAGGGTCTGCGGTCGCCCCGGCCCAACGCCAAAGCAGTGAAGAAGAAGAAATCGTCCTGAAGTCGGACACCGACTACCAGAAGGTATCGACGCTGGTTGATCCAGCCGAGATGCAGGCCACCATCCAAGAGATGGCTGGCCTCGGATCCCGTGTCACGGGCTATGACGGCTGCGATCAGGCCGCCAAGCTCGTCGAGACCCGCTTCCGCGAGCTCGGTCTTCAGGACGTCGAAGTCGAGGAGTTCCCGGTCGTCGTCCCTGTCGTCAAGCCCGATGCCCAGGGACGTGCGGCCTCTCTCTCCGTCAAGGGCGCCGATAGCTTCGGGATCATCCCCCTGTGGCCCAACATGGTCCGCACCCCGAAGACCCCGACCGAAGGCGTTAACGGACGCCTGGTCTACGGCGGAACCGGCAACCTGCGCTTCTTCAATGGCAAGGATATCTCCGAGTCGATCGTCATGGTCGACTTCAACTGCGGCGCCGACTGGTTCAACGCTCCCCTGCTGGGCGCCAAGGCGGTTCTGTTCATCGAGCCCGATGAGACGATCCGTGGCGAAGCCGAGCAGAAGTTCCTCTCCATCCCGACGAACATCCCGCGCTACTGGGTACCGAAAGACGTCGCCGACTACCTCATGGGGCTCCTGCGCAGCGAGGACCGCGTCGACATCACCCTCAAGTGCAACATGGCTTGGGAGCAGCGCACGGGCAAGAACATCGTCGCACACATCAAGGGCACCGACCCGCGGCTCAGCAAGCAACAGGTCGTCGTCCAGGCCTACTATGACTCGATCTCCGTCGCTCCGACCGTCGCTCCTGGCGGCGAGAACGCCTGCAGCATCGCCGCCCTCTACCAGATCATAAAGGCCGTGCAGGCCAACCCACCCAAGCGCAGCATCACCTTCCTGGCCACTGCCGGGCACTTCGAGGCCCTGAGCGGCGCCAAGTACTTCATCCGCGAGCGAATCCGCGGTGGACGCAGCGAACGTCGCGTCCGCCAACTGTTCTCGCTGGTCAACAAGGGCCGGCGTGAGATCGAGGACGCCGCCGACCGCGTTTGGGAGGAAGACAAGTCCACAAAGATCGAGAAGACCGAGGAAGAGATCGTCGCCGAGCGCATGCGCGCTCTCGGACGCATCCAAAAGTCCATCCACTTCGCCCAGAAGAACATGGGCAAGATGGGCAAGGTCATCCGCAAAGCACTCAAGGAAGATCCGAACCGCGGCAAGCTCGACGAGTGGCAGCTCAACGACGCAGAGAAGAAGGAGCGCCTCCGACTCATCGACGAGTTCCAGAAGGCCGGACCCGGGATGACCAAGGCGCTCGAGGACGCTATCGGCGTGGTCCGCGAGGCTCGAAAGGTTCCCGAGACAGCCTCCCTTGAAGACAGGAAGGCGCAGCTCGAGAAGGTAAAGGCCTCCATCGACGCCTCTACCGACGCCCTCGACTTCTCCCAGGAGGACATCTCCCTCTGGTTCTCCGTTGACTTGTCGAGCCACAACAATGCCTACGGCATCTTCTACAAGGGCTACTTCTACAACTACAGCGAGAACATCCAGTGGAAGTTCTCCGACATCGGTAAGAAGGCTCGCGAGTACGGCGACCTGATCGGCCAGGCCCTCGGTGTCGACGCTACGACACGCTTCGCCGACGGCATCAACGCGATCCAGGGCAAGACCTGGCAGACCTACATGGCCGGCAAGCTTGCACTGGACAGCGAAGTCGCCACCCTCGCCGGCATCCCCGGTCTGGGCTTCGCGACGATCAACGACTCGCGGCCCCTCGTCGACACGCCACTGGACACCCCACAGAAGGTTGACGTCGACAACCTGGCAGCGCAGACCACCTTCCTGAGCTGCATGCTGTGTGACCTGATCAATATCTCCGACCCGGCCAACAAGGACCTCTACGACCTGCAGCTGGACGACAACTTCGTCGAGGTCAAGGGGCGCCTAGTTGAGTTCAACCCGGAGATGACCACCTTCCCGGACGAGCCGATGACCGCCGCCATGGGCGCCATCGCCGTCGCCCGCACTGGCACGAAAACCTCCATGGGTGTGCGCTCCGAGCTCTTTGCCGTGCCGAGCAACCTGCCTCCGTACGCTGAGATCAAGGAGAACGGCCAGGTCACCCAGTTCAGGGTCCCCGACCAGACCAAGGACCCGAAGGGCTACAATGCCTTCCGACGTGAGCACCGCCGCGCCTTCGAAGAGTGGAAGGACAAGGGCGGCAAGATCCACATGCTGGGCTTGCCGAACAGTCGTGCCAGGGGCGGTGTGACCCCGGTCGAGGGCTACATGCTCGACCCGGAGGACGGGCGCGTCTCGATGGCCCCGGACAAGGGGGTCAACGGTGAGACGGCATACCCGACCGCTCTCACCATGGACCAGGAGATCAAGCCTGTCACCAGCGTCATGTTCAAGTGCAAGGCCATGACCATCTTCGACATGGTCGACCAGCGCTTCTTCGAGCTTCTGCGCGAGATAAATGTCTACGACGCGGCCAATGACGCCTCCCCTTACGAGTACGGTTTCTGCCTGCCGCTTCCGCCGCAGCAGTTCGTGTCGGCCTATGAGCCGGTCGCCGTCGTCTTTGCGCAGAGCGGTACCAAGGTCAAGGTGACCATGGGCGCCAGCGTTCTGGGTCTGCGCATGGTCCTTGTGAACCCGACGCCTTTGAAGCCGGAGGGCGAAGGCTACCTGATCGACGATAACGCTTCCATGTATGCGACGCCGTACCGCGTCGCCGCCGACATGTGGAAGCTCGACGAAGACCGCATGTCGAAACTGCGCAAGCACGGCATCGAGAACAGCCGCGTCGACGCAGCCCACGAGCAGGCGCATGATGACCTGATCGCGGCCGAAGACCTGATGCAGCGACGGCTCTACGACAAGTTCTTCACCGCCGCCCGGTCGGCGTGGAGCTTCGAGTCGCGAGCCTATCCTGACGTCCGCAGTACCTCTGACGACGTCATCAAGGGCATTCTGTTCTACCTGGCACTTCTGCTGCCCTTCGCCTTCTTCGCCGAGCGCCTGCTGATCGCCGCACCGGATGTACGCTGGCAGATCATCGGCTTCTTCGGCGTGTTCATGTTCGTCTTCTTCCTGATTGCGCTGGTCCATCCGGCCTTCGCCATCACCTTCACACCGGCCATCATCCTGTTGGCCTTCGTCATCCTCGCGCTCACGATGGTCGTTATCGCGATCATCGTCCAGAAGTTCGAGCAGCAGATGAAGGAGGTCCGCTACGAGCAGACTGGTATCAGGACGGCAGACGTTGGCCGTCTGAGCGCTTCGGGTGCCGCCTTCAACCTCGGCATCGCCAACATGCGCCGCCGCAAGGTGCGTACGCTGCTGACCTGTCTGACCCTGGTCCTGCTAACCTTCACGGTCCTTTCGTGCACCTCCGTTGTTGAAGGCGTGCGCACGAATCGAATCCGGCTCCCGAAGACCGCGACCTACAACGGGATCGAGATCCGCGACAAGACTTGGAACGCCATTGGTGAGCCGACCTACCGCGTCATGACCAACGAGTTCGGCGACAGGTTCCCGGTCGCCCCGCGGGCCTGGTACTTCTCCAGCAAGGTCGGCGACCAGTCCTTCGTCAACGTTAGCCGCGGCATCGACACCTATGCTGCCACCGCCATGGTCGGCCTTACCGCCCAGGAGGCGGACATCACCAAGCCGCAGGCTCATCTGATGGCCGGCCGGTGGTTCCGGCCCGACGACAGCCTCGTGTGCATCATCCCCGATGGGATGGCGAAGAAGCTGAACATCGCCAACGATCAGGTTGGTACGGCGACGGTCTCGGTCTTCGGCACCGACCTGCGCATCATTGGCATCGTTCGGTCGAACCGGTTCAAGAACCGCGCCAACGACCTCGACGGCGAGAACCTGACGCCCGTTGACTATCTACTCATGCAGGAACAGGCCGCCCAGCAGCAGTCACAGCAGCGGTCCGACCGCATGAGTGAGGACGAGCTGCGTGAGTACATCCACCTTGCGCCGGATAGCGTCCTGTTTGTGCCCTACCAGTTCGTTATCAACGCCGGCGGCAATCTCCGCTCGGTGGCCATCGGGATCCCGCAGGCGGATGAGGTGCGGAAGGCCCTCGACAACCTCATGCAGCGCATTGAGCTGAACCTGTACGCCGGCATGAATGGCGAGACCTACCTGTGCAGCGCCGTGAGCGCGACGAGCTTCAAGGGAGCCTCCGACCTGGTAATCCCGATCCTCATCGCAGCGGCCATCGTTCTGAACACGATGCTGGGATCGGTGTACGAGCGCACCAAGGAGATCTACATCTACAGCTCCCTTGGCCTTGCGCCGACCCATATCGCGGCCCTGTTCATCGCTGAGGCCTGCGTGTACGCCATCCTCGGCGCCATCGCCGGTTACCTCGTGGGACAGGCCATGGCCAAGCTGCTAATGACCTTCGGGTGGCTGGCCGGTCTGAACCTGAACTACTCGTCCCTGTCGGCAGTTGGATCGACCTCGATCATCATGCTTACGGTGCTGCTGTCGGTCATCTACCCGGCCAAACGTGCCTCCGAGATCGCCATGCCGGGTATCGAGCGCCGCTGGACGTTGCCGGAGCCTCAAAACGACCAGATCGCCATGCCCCTTCCCTTCACGGTGACCGGGGACCAGGCAGTGGGTGTGAACATGTTCCTGCGCGAGTACCTGGCGGCCCATGCCGACTACTCGCTAGGGCACTTCTCCACGGCCGACATCGAGCTCGGGACCATACAGGCCGAGCTGGGCGAGGGGTACCAGTTGTCGCTCATGGTCTGGCTGGCTCCCTACGACCTGGGTGTCTCGGAACGCTTGCTCCTCCAGACCGTTCCGACGGAGGACGAGGAAGTCTACCAGATCCAGGCCGTTATTGTGCGCGAGAGCGGTGACGAGTCCTCCTGGATCCGCGTCACCCGCAACTTCATCAACATGCTCCGCAAGCAGTACCTGCTATGGCGCACCTTCCCGGCCGGCCTCAAGGGCGAGTACGGCCAGCGCGGTGCCAAGCTCATGGCGGGCGAGCTCGAAGAGGAAGAAGGCTAGGCTACGCAACCTGAGTGGGGCTCGCCGTGCGGTATGACAAGGCACGGCGGGCTTTGTGAGGCCGAGAAGTAGGCCGTTCCGTGTTGCGCAGACCGCATCAGCGAATTCATATCTAAGCAACTGTGTCCTTGTGCCGGAGGTGCCACGTGCTACGCCGAGACCCCGAACTTGAACTGTATCGAGGGTTGATGGACCAGCCCACGAGCTTCGAAGAAGGCTTCGATATGAAAGCCATCATCGGAGCGCTCTTCGTGGGATTCGTGATGATGCCGGGCTCGATCTACCTCGGGCTGGTTGCCGGTCAATCCCTCGGACCCGCCGCAGAGTGGACTACGATCATTCTGTTCACGGAAGTGGCTCGGCGCTCCTTCGTCACCCTCAAGCGCCAGGAGATCTACATCCTGTTCTCCATCGCCGGCGCACTGACCAGCATGCAGGGCGGCGTGGCACTCGCCGGAGGCGCCTTCGCCGGCAAGATCTGGGACCAGTACTTCATCAGATCCCCGGCAGCCAAGGGCATGGGCATCTCGAACGAGATCCCCACCTGGGTCGTCCCGAACGCGAACTCACCGGCAATCCTGAACCGAACCTTCTTCCACCGAGACTGGCTGATCCCGGGGATCCTGCTATTCCTGGGCACGATCCTTGGCCGTCTCAACAGTTTCGGTATGGGCTATCTGCTGTTCCGTCTGACCTCAGACTACCAGCGGCTGCCCTTCCCATGGGCCGCGGTTTCCGCCCAGGGCGCGACTGCACTGGCTGAGGCTTCGAGCAAGGAAGAGACCTGGCGCTGGCGGACCTTCTCCATCGGCGCGATGATTGGTCTCGTGTTCGGTGCCTTCTATGTCGGTATTCCCACGGTCACCGGCTGCATCATGAGCAAGCCGCTCCAGCTCCTGCCGATCCCGTGGGTCGACCTCACCCGCAGCACCGAGACACTGCTGCCGGCGGTGCCCACAGGCTTTGTGACTACGCTGGGCTCCATCGGTAACGGCTTCGTTGCTCCTTTCTGGTCGGTCATGGGGGCCTTCGCCTCCGCCGTGCTCACCCTCCTGTTTAACCCCTACATGCACAAGATCGGGGTGCTCACCACCTGGAAGGCGGGCATGGGGACGATCGAGACCAGTTTCGCGAATGACATCGACTTTTACTTCTCCTTCCGCATCGGCGTCGGCTTCGCGGTCTTCGCGATCAGCATCTACAACATCCTTGTGCGCATCAAGGCGAATAGGGATGCGAAGGAGCAGGGCGAGAAGGAGATCGGGAGTTGGGTGCCGCCGGCCGGTCGCGGCGACGGCATGAACTGGGTATGGTGGTGCGTCGGTCTGTTTGTGGCCTCAACGGCAGGCTACGTGTACCTGTGCCACTTGCTGGTCCCGCGGTTCCCACTGTGGATCGTCATGTTCTTCGGGTTCATCTTTACGCCGATCAACTCTCTGATTGACGCGACGATGATCGGTATGGTTGGTCAGTGGGTCGGTATCCCGATGGTGCGTGAGGCCACCTTCATTCTGAGCGGGTACAAGGGCGTAGACATCTGGTTCGCCCCGATCCCGATCAGCGACTTCGGCGGCGGCGCGCAGAACTTCCGTGTCATCGAACTCACAGGCACCAAGATCACGAGTACCATCAAGGCCGAGATCACGGTGTGGCCAATCACCCTGTTCTGCAGCCTCCTGTTCTGGCAGTTCATCTGGCGGCTGGCTCCGATCCCGTCCGTGTACTATCCGTACGCCCAGAAGATGTGGCACCTGCAGGCGCTGCAGAGGGGTCTCATGCTGACCTCCACCGTCAACCGCGAGCGGAGCCTCTTCTTCCGGGCCTGGAAGCCCTGGTTGGCCGCAGCGGGCTTCGGTTTCGGGACGGTGACCTACACCATCCTGAATGTGGCGCGACTGCCGGTCATGTTCGTGTTCGGTATCGTGAGAGGCTTGGGAACCTTGCCTCACTTCGTCGTTCCCGAGTTCGTCGGGGCACTGATAAGCCAGTACTACTTCGTGCCTCGCTACGGGGCACGGCGGTGGAAGCAGTACGCCACGGTTCTGATGGCCGGCTTCTCCTGCGGCATGGGCCTCATCGGAATGGGCACGGTTGCCCTGGCCATGATCAGCAAGTCAGTGTCGCAGATGCCGTACTAGTAGCATCATCGGCGTCCACCGAGGGGCGTGGATGCGGTTGCCAAAGGTTACCCTGGGAGGGGCGAGCGCTGAAGCTCGCCCCTCTTTGTCTAGGCGTCTTCCCTCAAGGGTGGCCGTGAGGGTATGTTACGATCCCGCGCCTGGGTGAACCTTGCACCCGGAGCGCCGTCAAGGTAGCAGAGCAGGCGCAGGCGTCGCATCGATCTGGCCGCTGTAACACTCGAGAGGCGTGGGAAAGTGGCCGGAACTTTTGTGCAAGGAGCCTGTTTATTACGTGTATCCGGGGCGCTATCGGGTTCCGGCCACCCGGCGCTATGTGAGCGCAAGGAGGCTTTGCAGAATGCGTGGACGAGGTAAAGGGAAGGGCTTCACGCTGATCGAACTGCTGGTTGTGATTGCCATTATCGCAATCCTGGCCGCAATCCTGTTTCCGGTGTTCAGCCGCGCGCGGGCGAAGGCACGACAGGCCGCCTGTCAGTCCAATATGAAGCAGCTCGGACTGGCGATGATCATGTACGCAAGTGACTACGACGAAACCCTGTCCCCCTACTGTGTCTCGGGGAACTTCGACCAACAGGCAAACGACGTCACCTGGGATGTTGCGATCCTGCCCTACATGAAGAACAAAGAAATCCTCTACTGCAGCGATAGCCGTTTCCACTCCGACGGGACCCTGCCGCAGCAGGGGCGCAAGCGCAGCTATGCCGAGCCCCGGTATCTCGGTGACCCGTACAACACCACGATCGGCGTGGTCGGTGTGGCCGATCCACCCAACCCAACGAGGACCGTCATGCTGTGCGAGAAGGGCGCGTACCTCCCTGGGACGCTCGAGGACGCCGGTTGCGAGTTCGCCAAGCAGGCGGGGTACAGCAAGGAGAACCCGGCGGTTCCGTACCCGCATAACGGTGGGAAGAACTTCCTGTTCCTCGATGGCCATGTGAAGTGGTACGGCGGGTCGTCAGGGCCCTTTGTCACACCGAACTCCGACATGGTCGATGCGGCGAACTGCCCCAACAATGGGTACGCAAGCCACGATGTCGGTCATATGGAGTTCCGGCAGGACTGGCCGGCGGCCGACTAGGTTCGCGGAGGTCTGCCGCAGATCGCAGGTAGGCAAAGAGGGTTTTCTGGGCGCAGCTTCCGTCGGGGGCTGCGCCTGCTCGTCCGAGTGGGGTATACTGAGTCAGGGCATGTGCCGCGTCAGGTGGTCGCTCGTTGGAGAACACGTGATCTCAGGCCGGTGGCCAGATACTCGGCCGCCGGTGGACCGCGGTCTCGGGAGAGTGATGGCAGTGCGAGCGTGGCAAGCGGGATTCACCCTGATCGAGATGCTGGTCGTGATCGCGATCATCGCGGTCCTGGCGGGCATCCTCTTCCCGGTGGTAAGCCGTGCCCTTGAGAGTGGCAGGCGAACCACCTGTTCCTCCAACCTCCGCCAGTTGGGTGTTGGGGCGCGGGCCTACTCCATGGACTACAACCAGTTCCTCGTGAACTGGTGTGTCTCCGCTCCGACCCCGGATTGGGCACCCGACCCGAAAGACGAAGCAGACCCCGCGGTGATCACCTGGGATGTGAGCCTCAGCACCTACCTGCGCGGCGGTAAGGCGA
Protein-coding sequences here:
- the glpK gene encoding glycerol kinase GlpK, whose product is MSADCLLAIDQGTTSSRAVIVGPSGTIIADHRCEFPQHYPRPGWVEHDLEDLWDSVVSSVTGAIAKLPGGWNRIAALGVTNQRETIGVWERRSSRPVSRAIVWQCRRTAEMCDILRRDHAEALHRLTGLTVDPYFSGPKLRWLLDNTPGLRGRIGELAAGTIDTWVVWKLTGGAQHLTDPTNACRTMLYDLDQRAWSPELLDLMDLPREILPQVVASGGRFGETAPCEGIPGGIPICAVMGDQQSALFGQGGVEAGQAKNTYGTGCFLLANTGRSRVDSRAGLLSTLACDATGSPCYALEGSVFVAGAAVQWLRDELGVISSSAEVETLAASVPDTAGVSFVPAFVGLGAPYWDAGARGALLGLTRGAGRAHLARAALEAIAHQSVDVLEAMATDGAEVVQLRVDGGASRNNLLMQIQADLAGLTVLRPQEVEMTALGAAYLAGISAGLWTDPWSASEGLDRFEPRLTEAERVERRSRWRDAVARVRSNQR
- a CDS encoding FtsX-like permease family protein, producing the protein MMDVKKLAELARTDEGPVKIQRQMSLPWKDAFRISIKNVTLRLGRAAITASGVVLGIAFLMSIWTSRVCTDGIERYEAQSARAVNLESGPGGEAAKAEKVQRTARQNWLVVMSLLVCMVGITNSMLMSVTERFREIGTMKCLGALDAFIVRLFLIETALMGFLGSLVGGLLGLLVMLIVFTIKDHSVAAKMDWGQLAIYLAVSLSIGIVVSLCAAVIPAMGAAKMPAAAALQSEV
- a CDS encoding FtsX-like permease family protein, producing MKRATTGRFRGLLTFAAILVLTAGSAVAPAQRQSSEEEEIVLKSDTDYQKVSTLVDPAEMQATIQEMAGLGSRVTGYDGCDQAAKLVETRFRELGLQDVEVEEFPVVVPVVKPDAQGRAASLSVKGADSFGIIPLWPNMVRTPKTPTEGVNGRLVYGGTGNLRFFNGKDISESIVMVDFNCGADWFNAPLLGAKAVLFIEPDETIRGEAEQKFLSIPTNIPRYWVPKDVADYLMGLLRSEDRVDITLKCNMAWEQRTGKNIVAHIKGTDPRLSKQQVVVQAYYDSISVAPTVAPGGENACSIAALYQIIKAVQANPPKRSITFLATAGHFEALSGAKYFIRERIRGGRSERRVRQLFSLVNKGRREIEDAADRVWEEDKSTKIEKTEEEIVAERMRALGRIQKSIHFAQKNMGKMGKVIRKALKEDPNRGKLDEWQLNDAEKKERLRLIDEFQKAGPGMTKALEDAIGVVREARKVPETASLEDRKAQLEKVKASIDASTDALDFSQEDISLWFSVDLSSHNNAYGIFYKGYFYNYSENIQWKFSDIGKKAREYGDLIGQALGVDATTRFADGINAIQGKTWQTYMAGKLALDSEVATLAGIPGLGFATINDSRPLVDTPLDTPQKVDVDNLAAQTTFLSCMLCDLINISDPANKDLYDLQLDDNFVEVKGRLVEFNPEMTTFPDEPMTAAMGAIAVARTGTKTSMGVRSELFAVPSNLPPYAEIKENGQVTQFRVPDQTKDPKGYNAFRREHRRAFEEWKDKGGKIHMLGLPNSRARGGVTPVEGYMLDPEDGRVSMAPDKGVNGETAYPTALTMDQEIKPVTSVMFKCKAMTIFDMVDQRFFELLREINVYDAANDASPYEYGFCLPLPPQQFVSAYEPVAVVFAQSGTKVKVTMGASVLGLRMVLVNPTPLKPEGEGYLIDDNASMYATPYRVAADMWKLDEDRMSKLRKHGIENSRVDAAHEQAHDDLIAAEDLMQRRLYDKFFTAARSAWSFESRAYPDVRSTSDDVIKGILFYLALLLPFAFFAERLLIAAPDVRWQIIGFFGVFMFVFFLIALVHPAFAITFTPAIILLAFVILALTMVVIAIIVQKFEQQMKEVRYEQTGIRTADVGRLSASGAAFNLGIANMRRRKVRTLLTCLTLVLLTFTVLSCTSVVEGVRTNRIRLPKTATYNGIEIRDKTWNAIGEPTYRVMTNEFGDRFPVAPRAWYFSSKVGDQSFVNVSRGIDTYAATAMVGLTAQEADITKPQAHLMAGRWFRPDDSLVCIIPDGMAKKLNIANDQVGTATVSVFGTDLRIIGIVRSNRFKNRANDLDGENLTPVDYLLMQEQAAQQQSQQRSDRMSEDELREYIHLAPDSVLFVPYQFVINAGGNLRSVAIGIPQADEVRKALDNLMQRIELNLYAGMNGETYLCSAVSATSFKGASDLVIPILIAAAIVLNTMLGSVYERTKEIYIYSSLGLAPTHIAALFIAEACVYAILGAIAGYLVGQAMAKLLMTFGWLAGLNLNYSSLSAVGSTSIIMLTVLLSVIYPAKRASEIAMPGIERRWTLPEPQNDQIAMPLPFTVTGDQAVGVNMFLREYLAAHADYSLGHFSTADIELGTIQAELGEGYQLSLMVWLAPYDLGVSERLLLQTVPTEDEEVYQIQAVIVRESGDESSWIRVTRNFINMLRKQYLLWRTFPAGLKGEYGQRGAKLMAGELEEEEG
- a CDS encoding ABC transporter ATP-binding protein is translated as MGDNIVRALRGVDLDIRRGEYLSIMGPSGSGKSTLFNMVGGLDKPTSGTCFIEEVDMAQLDAFELAWLRCRKIGYIFQTFNLIPVMTALENVTLPMIFAGMNSDEMMERGRTLLELVGLGERLHHKPSECSGGQQQRIAVARALANSPAIILADEPTGNLDLQTGKEIIELLKELNVESGVTIISATHDLKMIDVSDRVVHIRDGGVERIDKREDIELAVGVMGGQQGH